From a single Botrytis cinerea B05.10 chromosome 16, complete sequence genomic region:
- the Bcyrb30 gene encoding Bcyrb30: MDFFLGKVTQHAVNYAIRSGIGVTASFAIRQIPRILKTVDNNADYRELHELQERLNSKIKIVSPAIDMIELIAARGNTTLESAVSLTKSLRWDIQSLGMRLAKAASAAEVSLRNKTKAKTQAAHETEIREILRDIKRLLTNIEDAVPLINLAITTSGANLSTTLPATVSPSRLLQASNLLTAADHQYSRNPNRPVQVGTTLTLSLYMLFAGHAYRAQDEEGMRETTWKEVIHKARVRLLRVPLKSTYGPSGQLHHSKEARDYLTAKDSSLISGEGKATEYAYQLEIIEDFDDDRVHTFDEGEPQPGPYGDVKMAGIREYLPIHQISKIFYADTGKILNIGNQDETNSPVLLLKRDINAMPPRRMMEGQETQNEWYDNGEDIPPEEFSESNEEERLEREDEEDDEFDIDEQLRRESMAPESPSKGTVETPQETSATWRLPHDLDPEWLALEVYTEAEDSESEEELESESNGGSSYSRPNTSGQNASTNDLTTNLSNLKISSPAPATPSKETNLLPRPISPMPLSFDRSESPQPLQIDINLRSSLSLLEMLIRLTALQQFQQSTHLSVPDEFLTFFLHESSTTGAGGNDSERKRTRAMARKKVGFDPYDESPVKRHGEAYQPGYEEDGNDRYSRGGTPWDENLPVTPKWTRERSSTPQRSMASPIKSGFGSDMRPSREIFSSPPPSSPISPYKSNSQSQFRQRREQGNGYRGNGVGGKNNGGPLERVFKERGSGNLSARASPLGKGGNLEMSPTPESSRLVTSIEGGGEGEE, translated from the exons ATGGATTTCTTCCTGGGCAAG GTCACTCAACATGCTGTGAACTATGCCATCAG GTCTGGGATTGGTGTGACTGCTTCCTTTGCCATAAGACAAATCCCCAGAATTCTGAAG ACCGTGGACAACAATGCTGATTATCGAGAGCTTCATGAATTACAAGAGAGACTCAATAGTAAAATCAAA ATCGTATCACCAGCTATTGATATGATAGAGCTTAT TGCCGCGAGAGGAAATACAACTTTAGAGTCAGCTGTATCTTTAACCAAATCACTTCGATGGGATATTCAATCTCTTGGTATGAGATTAGCAAAAGCTGCAAGTGCTGCAGAAGTTTCACTTCGGAATAAAACCAAAGCAAAAACACAAGCTGCTCATGAGACTGAGATTCGAGAGATTCTCAGAGATATCAAGAGGCTCTTGACCAACATCGAGGATGCAGTTCCACTCATCAATTTAGCCATCACCACTTCCGGAGCGAACCTCTCGACAACACTCCCAGCTACTGTGTCACCGTCGAGACTATTACAAGCAAGCAATCTTCTTACTGCTGCAGATCATCAATATTCGAGGAATCCAAATAGGCCAGTACAAGTTGGAACAACACTTACTCTCTCTTTGTATATGTTATTTGCCGGACATGCTTATCGAGCTCAGGATGAAGAAGGTATGCGAGAAACTACATGGAAAGAAGTTATACATAAAGCCAGGGTCAGGCTTTTACGTGTACCTCTCAAATCTACATACGGACCATCTGGACAGCTACATCATTCTAAAGAGGCCCGAGATTATTTGACTGCGAAAGATTCGTCTTTGATTAGTGGCGAAGGCAAAGCAACAGAATACGCATATCAGCTTGAAATAATCGaggattttgatgatgatcgAGTTCACACttttgatgaaggagaaCCACAACCTGGACCATATGGAGATGTCAAAATGGCAGGTATTCGAGAGTACTTACCAATTCATCAGATATCCAAGATATTCTATGCAGATACTggcaaaatattgaatattggtAACCAGGATGAAACAAACAGTCCTGTTTTACTATTGAAGCGAGATATTAATGCAATGCCACCAAGACGAATGATGGAGGGACAGGAGACACAAAACGAATGGTACGATAATGGCGAAGATATACCCCCAGAGGAATTTTCAGaatcaaatgaagaagaaaggctAGAAcgtgaggatgaagaagatgatgaatttgatatcgatgaaCAACTTCGAAGAGAAAGTATGGCACCAGAATCACCATCAAAGGGAACTGTGGAAACGCCACAAGAGACAAGCGCAACATGGCGACTTCCTCATGATCTTGACCCAGAATGGCTTGCTTTGGAAGTATATACAGAAGCTGAAGATTCGGAATCTGAAGAAGAACTCGAGTCTGAATCAAATGGAGGTTCTTCTTATAGTCGGCCGAATACTTCAGGCCAAAATGCCTCTACTAACGATTTAACCAcgaatctctcaaatctcaaaatatccTCTCCAGCTCCAGCCACTCCATCCAAAGAAACAAATCTTCTACCACGCCCTATATCTCCCATGCCTCTCTCCTTTGACCGTTCGGAATCTCCTCAACCACTGCAAATCGACATCAACCTCcgctcttctctttctcttctcgaaATGCTTATACGTCTTACTGCacttcaacaatttcaacaatCTACTCATCTATCCGTCCCAGATGAATTCCTAACTTTCTTCCTTCATGAATCATCTACTACTGGTGCCGGTGGTAACGATTCGGAACGTAAACGAACAAGAGCAATGGCGAGAAAGAAAGTAGGATTTGATCCTTATGATGAGAGTCCTGTTAAGAGACATGGTGAGGCTTATCAACCTGgatatgaagaagatggaaatgatagaTATTCAAGGGGGGGAACGCCTTGGGATGAAAATTTACCAGTGACTCCGAAATGGACAAGGGAAAGAAGTTCTACACCACAAAGATCAATGGCCTCACCCATTAAATCTGGGTTTGGAAGTGATATGAGACCAAGTCgagaaatcttttcttctccaccacctTCATCACCAATATCACCttataaatcgaattctCAATCACAATTTCGACAAAGACGGGAACAAGGAAATGGTTATAGAGGAAATGGAGTAGGTGGAAAAAACAATGGAGGACCTTTGGAAAGAGTTTTtaaggaaagaggaagtggCAATTTGAGTGCGAGAGCAAGTCCTTTGGGTAAAGGAGGGAATTTAGAGATGAGTCCGACTCCTGAGAGCTCTAGATTGGTGACTAGTATTGAAGGGGGCGGAGAAGGTGAAGAATAA